The Deinococcus sedimenti genome has a segment encoding these proteins:
- a CDS encoding ATP-binding protein: MPDASIHLNLLGRPTLTVNGSTRPLERKTAALFAYLCVGGQTPRARLAGLLWPDVPDRAARSNLRQTIWRIRSQTGANLLLGEATLELGAGVTCDLTGTDQDDPRADDRADDTDDRRADEVLAGQEFSDCPEFEDWLRAARERHRDARRAALWRRVHRARESGEVRRALQLATHLLTLDPLSESAHRLVMTLHLALEDRGAALAAFTAFEDLLRRDLGVSPLPETAALAASIRQPVPGVRPAGPGAPPARSGPSAAWTPPLTGRTREWADLTAALNAGQVALVRGPAGVGKTRLLREVLTTRGPLLTLDARPGDEAVPYLMLGQALRRLLDAQANLPHSAPRVQDDWVRAEIAHLLPDMWPGRPTSNPLSSPLAQRRLLEAVTALVVSVLPDVLQGGRPTSGPAGALLIDDAQWADDLSWDAWMFLAAHPAWQALGISVGMTLRDAELPAARRETLARRVEAREATLLDLGPMGEADVANLTGDFLALRTGPAQPLLIPALWRHTGGHPLFVIETLRALADSGALAGPIPPGQLPVPSQLLPTLRRRLQQVSAPALRLARVAAVADSDFSAHLAAQVLEVHPVDLAEPWAELEAAQIMSGPGFAHDLISQAALLGVPRPVQALLHARIAASLEDPGTGAVPERIARHWEAAGHPASAAPHWVRAGWVALGHGSWQDAAQDFRQALQAAQAAGEGGGDAQYGLGVALRGSDPAAAEQALLAALNATPDAGREVQLRAALAELYRLCGRLEEAVTQVTRATGPALAALPDAEQADVWRTRFVVHLRAGQLTAAEAAIVRAQTLDPDRPELINEHALVLWVGGRFVEAARRYESIHARIRQPGSPDPAWYRWNLAWTYWAMGDLAQAETLLTAPSLESPFETAVRQVHLSTVYSSQGRLREALAELDAAQPALGAYAPHLIDQWHRRSLVSLRAGRCGEAAALMEPVLALAQETGDPVRLSLLLSTLVFAHAGLGHADVAARWGVQAEAVARALTYPLTTVITQQALAQARVLSGEVAEARALINASVDQARACRMNEFLARGLLLRATLPGATLPAADLREAAQVSRTAGLTEIEYHAARTLGVNDRAWRTRAWSLYRTLERGAPPNFLALPLPTFSE; encoded by the coding sequence CGGATGACCGGCGCGCCGATGAGGTGCTGGCCGGTCAGGAGTTCAGCGACTGCCCGGAATTCGAGGACTGGCTGCGCGCGGCCCGGGAGCGGCACCGGGACGCGCGCCGCGCCGCGTTGTGGCGACGAGTCCACCGGGCGCGCGAGTCCGGTGAGGTCCGGCGCGCCCTGCAACTGGCCACGCACCTCCTCACCCTCGATCCCCTCTCGGAGTCCGCGCACCGCCTGGTGATGACCCTTCACCTGGCCCTGGAGGACCGCGGCGCCGCACTGGCCGCCTTCACGGCCTTTGAGGACCTGCTCAGACGCGACCTGGGCGTCAGTCCGCTGCCCGAGACGGCCGCGCTGGCCGCGTCCATCCGGCAGCCGGTGCCGGGTGTGCGCCCGGCAGGTCCCGGCGCCCCACCCGCCCGGTCCGGGCCGAGTGCCGCGTGGACGCCGCCCCTGACCGGCCGGACCCGCGAGTGGGCCGACCTGACGGCCGCACTGAACGCAGGGCAGGTGGCGCTGGTGCGTGGACCGGCCGGAGTGGGGAAGACCCGGCTGCTGCGCGAGGTCCTGACCACCCGCGGTCCCCTGCTGACCCTCGACGCCCGGCCCGGCGACGAGGCGGTGCCGTACCTGATGCTCGGGCAGGCGCTGCGGCGGCTTCTGGACGCCCAGGCGAACCTGCCGCACTCCGCTCCCCGGGTGCAGGACGACTGGGTGCGCGCGGAGATCGCCCACCTGCTGCCGGACATGTGGCCGGGTCGGCCCACGTCGAATCCCCTGAGTTCGCCCCTGGCGCAGCGGCGCCTGCTGGAGGCCGTGACGGCGCTCGTGGTGTCGGTCCTCCCGGACGTCCTGCAGGGTGGACGCCCGACGTCCGGGCCGGCGGGCGCCCTGCTGATTGACGACGCGCAGTGGGCGGACGATCTGAGCTGGGACGCCTGGATGTTCCTGGCCGCTCACCCGGCGTGGCAGGCGCTGGGCATCTCGGTGGGGATGACCCTGCGGGACGCCGAACTGCCCGCTGCGCGACGAGAGACCCTCGCCCGGCGTGTGGAGGCGCGTGAGGCCACCCTGCTGGACCTCGGCCCCATGGGCGAAGCCGACGTCGCGAACCTCACCGGTGATTTTCTCGCGCTGCGGACCGGTCCCGCTCAGCCCCTCCTGATCCCGGCCCTGTGGCGGCACACGGGCGGCCACCCGCTGTTCGTGATCGAGACCCTCCGGGCCCTGGCGGACTCCGGCGCGCTGGCCGGGCCGATCCCGCCGGGCCAGCTGCCCGTCCCGTCGCAGCTGCTGCCCACGCTGCGCCGACGGCTGCAGCAGGTGTCCGCCCCGGCGCTGAGACTGGCGCGCGTGGCCGCCGTGGCCGACTCGGACTTCAGCGCCCACCTGGCCGCGCAGGTCCTGGAGGTGCACCCCGTGGACCTCGCGGAGCCGTGGGCGGAGCTGGAGGCAGCGCAGATCATGAGTGGACCCGGGTTCGCCCATGACCTGATCTCGCAGGCAGCGCTGCTGGGCGTGCCGCGCCCGGTGCAGGCGCTGCTGCACGCCAGGATCGCGGCGTCCCTGGAGGACCCCGGGACCGGCGCGGTGCCCGAGCGGATCGCGCGGCACTGGGAGGCGGCGGGGCACCCCGCGAGCGCCGCGCCTCACTGGGTGAGGGCCGGCTGGGTGGCCCTTGGCCACGGCTCGTGGCAGGACGCCGCGCAGGACTTCCGGCAGGCGCTGCAGGCGGCCCAGGCCGCAGGCGAGGGCGGAGGAGACGCGCAGTATGGGCTGGGCGTGGCCCTGCGGGGCAGTGATCCGGCCGCAGCGGAACAGGCGCTGCTGGCCGCGCTGAACGCCACGCCGGACGCAGGGCGCGAGGTGCAGCTGCGCGCCGCGCTGGCCGAACTGTACCGGTTGTGCGGCCGGCTCGAGGAGGCCGTCACGCAGGTGACCCGCGCGACCGGACCGGCACTGGCGGCCTTGCCGGACGCCGAACAGGCGGACGTGTGGCGCACCCGGTTCGTCGTTCACCTCCGGGCCGGGCAGCTCACCGCCGCCGAGGCGGCCATCGTGCGGGCCCAGACGCTGGACCCTGACCGCCCGGAACTGATCAACGAGCACGCGCTGGTCCTATGGGTCGGCGGACGCTTCGTGGAAGCGGCCCGACGCTACGAGAGCATTCACGCGCGGATCCGTCAGCCCGGAAGTCCAGATCCGGCCTGGTACCGGTGGAACCTGGCCTGGACGTACTGGGCGATGGGTGACCTCGCGCAGGCGGAGACGCTGCTCACGGCGCCCAGCCTGGAATCCCCGTTCGAGACCGCCGTGCGGCAGGTGCACCTGTCGACCGTCTACTCCAGCCAGGGCCGCCTGCGGGAAGCGCTGGCCGAACTCGACGCCGCCCAGCCGGCCCTCGGGGCGTACGCGCCCCACCTGATCGATCAGTGGCACCGCCGGAGCCTCGTGTCGCTGCGGGCCGGCCGGTGCGGGGAAGCGGCGGCCCTCATGGAACCGGTGCTCGCGCTGGCCCAGGAGACCGGTGATCCCGTGCGGCTCTCCCTGCTGCTGTCGACCCTGGTGTTCGCCCATGCGGGTCTCGGTCACGCCGACGTGGCCGCCCGCTGGGGCGTGCAGGCCGAGGCGGTCGCCCGCGCCCTGACCTACCCGCTGACCACCGTGATCACCCAGCAGGCGCTGGCCCAGGCCAGAGTCCTGTCCGGCGAGGTCGCGGAGGCCCGGGCGCTGATCAACGCGTCGGTGGACCAGGCGCGGGCGTGCCGGATGAACGAGTTCCTCGCCCGCGGGCTGCTGCTGCGCGCCACCCTACCTGGAGCGACGCTCCCTGCTGCGGACCTCCGGGAGGCGGCGCAGGTCAGCCGGACCGCTGGCCTGACGGAGATCGAGTATCACGCGGCGCGGACGCTCGGTGTCAACGACCGGGCGTGGCGGACCCGCGCCTGGTCGCTGTACCGCACGCTGGAACGCGGCGCGCCACCGAACTTTCTGGCGCTGCCCCTTCCGACATTCAGCGAATAA